In Zingiber officinale cultivar Zhangliang chromosome 1A, Zo_v1.1, whole genome shotgun sequence, the DNA window gagatcGGAGGTTTgaatctcggtaaagtcgagataaatgtcttctttatgtgctagtcattattctaaaGACTAGTAGCCGTCTGTGATTTATCTCTTCCGTGTTGATCCTGAGACGGATTAACAAAATATTgggacgaacgtattcaccttttgtcatCAAATTGAGAGGAATAAAGGATCTCAAAGATGCCTATGTAATTAATTAGGCAAATTGTATCTATCAGCTTTATTTGatggtgtatatatatatatattattttattttaatatgttatttaatattttcattttatcATTACAATGTCTTATCGGGGTGCCACCTACGATTAAGACACGAACAGTTGGTTCCCGCCAATTTCTCCCCGCCATCTCTGCTCGCGCCAACTTCCCCTCCTCCCGTTCCCAACTCACCTCTTCCTCTCCCGTCAAAATCCTCCCTGGCCTCCCATCCGCCATGTCTCTTCTTGGCCTATAGTCGAGGCCAACCAGTACCCCCTCCCCCAACATCCTTCCCCACCCATGGGCAACTGCTTCACCAAGCAGCCGGCCGTCCCTGCCTCGGTCGATCCTGACGCCGAAGGCGACCCCAATGACGCCTCCTCCGACTCCTCCATTCAGAATCCCCCTACCATCGCCACGGCCAAGCCCGCCGCCGCCATCGGCCTGGTCCTCGGCCGCCCCATGGAGGACGTCCGCGCCACCTACTCCGTCGGCAAGGAGCTCGGCCGCGGCCAGTTCGGCGTTACCTACCTCTGCACCCACAAGGCCACCGGCGAGAAGCTGGCCTGCAAGACCATCGCCAAGCGGAAGCTCACCAACAAGGAGGACATCGAGGACGTGAGGAGGGAGGTGCAGATCATGTACCACCTCTCCGGCCAGCCCAACATCGTCGAGCTCAAGGGCGCCTACGAGGACAAGCAGTCGGTGCACCTCGTCATGGAGCTCTGCGCCGGCGGTGAGCTTTTCGACCGCATCATCGCCAAGGGACACTACACCGAGCGGGCCGCCGCCTCCTTGCTCAGGACCATCGTGCAGATCGTGCACACTTGCCATTCCATGGGGGTCATGCACAGGGAcctcaagcccgagaacttcctCTTGTTCAGTAAGGAAGAGGACTCACCGCTCAAGGCCACCGATTTCGGCCTCTCAGTCTTCTTCAAGCAAGGTCCCATCCATCTGCTCCTGATTCATCAATTAATATTGTATTGTCTTTCTTACAATGTTTTGGTTGAATCTTTTGGTTCACATCCTAATCTCTGAACAGGTGAGGTATTCAAAGACATAGTTGGCAGTGCATATTACATCGCACCTGAAGTCCTCAAACGAAAATACGGACCCGAAGCTGATATTTGGAGCATAGGGGTGATGCTCTACATTTTCCTCAGCGGTGTTCCTCCCTTTTGGGCTGGTATTCTTCTCTCTATTCGACAATTTAAAGAATTTGCTTAGGAGAACAAAAAATTTAAACCAAGATTTGTTTGTGTAGAATCTGAACAAGGGATCTTTAATGATATTTTAAGAGGAGAGATTGACTTCGCAAGTGACCCATGGCCTAAAATTTCTCCTGGCGCTAAGGATCTTGTAAGGAAGATGCTGAATTTGGACCCTAAACAAAGGCTAACCGCATTTGAAGTTCTCAGTATGATTTCTTCTCTCATGTAACCTTTATGATAGGTTTCGTCAGTAGCATACCAAAGCCTTCTATTCTATCATTATCTTGTTGTGGTTTTACTAAAGATCTTACTGATGTTGAGCTTGATATGTAGATCATCCTTGGATCAAAGAAGATGGGGAAGCACCTGATACACCACTTGATAATGCTGTTCTTGGTAGACTGAAACAATTCAGAGCAATGAATCAATTTAAGAAGGCTGCATTAAGGGTAAATTCTGGTCGAGTTGGCTTTTTGAAAGAAAGAAGAATAATAATTCCAGGAGACAAGGATTAGGTAGAGGAAAAGTGTGTAATTGTCACCATTTTAATGTATTTCTACTACATTTTCTGCAGGTGATTGCAGGATGCTTATCAGAGGAGGAGATACAAGGTCTTAAGGAAATGTTCAAGAGCATGGACTCCGACAACAGCGGAACTATTACTCTTGAAGAGCTAAAGCAGGGTCTCGCAAAGCAAGGAACAAAACTAACAGAGACTGAAGTGAAGCAGCTCATGGAAGCTGTAAGCTTTTCATTTGTTCTCGAAGATTTCAAGTATAAAACCCAACCTCTTGGCCACATACCACTTTCCACAGGCTGATGCGGACGGTAACGGAACAATCGACTACGAGGAGTTCATCACAGCAACCATGCACATGAACAGAATGGATAGAGAAGAGCATCTGTATACCGCATTCCAATACTTCGATAAGGACAACAGTGGGTAAGTTGTCAAGACACAATCTTTTATTGGTAGATGCAACTATTTAGTGGTAGAATTGATCAGCAATGAACTTCTGTATGCTTAATATTGTGTAGCCATATTACGAGGGAAGAACTTGAGCAAGCTCTGAAAGAGAAAGGGATGTTTGATGAAACAGAAATCAAGGGTATCATTGATGATGTTGATGTTGACAATGTAAGTAGAAAGAACAATTGGAGAAGTTTTACAAAACCAGTTGTTCAAGGGAAAATAATAtaactttcttcctcttttttttcttaCAATGTACAGGATGGAAACATTAATTACGATGAGTTTGTGGCAATGATGCGAATGGGGAACCCTGATCCGAATCCAAAGAAGAGAAGGGATGTGGTTATCTGACCATAAGTTCTGTTGGAGCTTGTGAATGTGATCGACACTTTCTGTGGGTTTCATGTacaaatttctcttttttttcccaTAAAAAATTGTACAAATCTTGCTTGTGGGGACGAGTTAGGAGAAGAGTTCAAGTGTCCAACCATTGTATGTCTGATTTGAGGGGGGTTAGCTTTTCTGTAAAacaaatttaatcaatttattatATACATCAGCTATTAGCCAGCATAGgttttagaaaatttcaatcaATACAAAGAAATTGCCAAATTGGTTTAAGGTCGCAAATAATACTGATCAAATTATTGTTCACGAAAACATGAAGATGTTTGATTCACTTCTAGTTTAATTTacaatatataaatattaaaaaaatacgaTTTCAAAATGGGCATTTGGTCTAGTGGTATGATTCTCGCTTAGGGTGCGAGAGGTCCTGAGTTCAATTCTCGGAATGCCccatatttttatgattttgcttgatttaaaaagtttatataatattttatataatattatAGCAATCAATTAATGGGCAAAGTTTTTATACACTTTTAGGATCTTT includes these proteins:
- the LOC122021030 gene encoding calcium-dependent protein kinase 2-like, coding for MGNCFTKQPAVPASVDPDAEGDPNDASSDSSIQNPPTIATAKPAAAIGLVLGRPMEDVRATYSVGKELGRGQFGVTYLCTHKATGEKLACKTIAKRKLTNKEDIEDVRREVQIMYHLSGQPNIVELKGAYEDKQSVHLVMELCAGGELFDRIIAKGHYTERAAASLLRTIVQIVHTCHSMGVMHRDLKPENFLLFSKEEDSPLKATDFGLSVFFKQGEVFKDIVGSAYYIAPEVLKRKYGPEADIWSIGVMLYIFLSGVPPFWAESEQGIFNDILRGEIDFASDPWPKISPGAKDLVRKMLNLDPKQRLTAFEVLNHPWIKEDGEAPDTPLDNAVLGRLKQFRAMNQFKKAALRVIAGCLSEEEIQGLKEMFKSMDSDNSGTITLEELKQGLAKQGTKLTETEVKQLMEAADADGNGTIDYEEFITATMHMNRMDREEHLYTAFQYFDKDNSGHITREELEQALKEKGMFDETEIKGIIDDVDVDNDGNINYDEFVAMMRMGNPDPNPKKRRDVVI